In a genomic window of Sulfuriferula nivalis:
- a CDS encoding DNA internalization-related competence protein ComEC/Rec2, with product MSLAILVFVIGVLGLQLQAHLPDMAWIWALPLLASAWGLPRAGRWSMLRRALLLVFFFVSGFFYAAFSAEQRLAEQLPKAWEGVDINMVGVVASLPVAAERGQRFEFDVERVLTPGAVVPSHVQLSTYTRDFVGQPLPDAINVHAGQRWQLTVRLRRPHANQNPHVMDMEAVWFSRDIRALGSVRERSPHTLLSDQVWQFPYVIDMMREQIATRFDTVLAQQPYVGVLKALAIGDQSAIPAAQWQLYQRTGITHIISISGSHVTMLAGLMFALVYFIWRRSARLTLSLPARRAAVLAGAVTATGYVLLAGFGVPAQRTLYMLWVVALLLWSGRTLAPARILAWALLVVVLLDPWAVLAAGFWLSFGAVGVLLYATGARVGDVHWLRAWWQSQWAVTLALAPVLLLLFGQVSTVSPLANAVAIPLVSFLITPLALLGSIPYMDWALYSAHALMAACVWSLQQFAALPMWTQAQPAVWQVLLALAGALWMLLPRGFPARWLGAVWMLPALLVTPQQPRLGELWVDAIDVGQGLSVLVRTAHHALLFDAGPQYTSTADTGNRILAPYLRGEGVTQLDVLVLSHDDNDHTGGAASLLQSVPVAHIYTSLPDTHIIFSGAISHISQCLPGQGWQWDGVTFEMLYPTSESYGEVNRKDNHRSCVMKVSSAGGSVLLTADIEAGDERYLLDNERSELAATLLIAPHHGSRTSSTPDFINVVQPRLTVFTVGYQNRFGHPRGDVVARYAQMGSALARSDRDGLVAIKFAPDQVMQVQYWRQQQQHYWWDDGYDKQ from the coding sequence TTGAGTCTTGCCATACTTGTTTTTGTTATTGGTGTGTTGGGTTTGCAGTTGCAGGCACACTTGCCCGATATGGCCTGGATATGGGCGCTGCCGTTGCTGGCATCCGCGTGGGGCTTGCCTCGGGCTGGGCGTTGGTCAATGTTGCGACGCGCGTTGCTGCTGGTTTTCTTCTTTGTATCAGGGTTTTTCTATGCAGCCTTTAGTGCGGAGCAACGTTTAGCCGAACAATTGCCGAAAGCCTGGGAAGGCGTGGATATCAATATGGTGGGCGTGGTGGCGAGCCTGCCTGTGGCAGCAGAGCGTGGGCAACGCTTTGAATTTGATGTGGAGCGTGTGCTGACGCCAGGTGCAGTTGTGCCATCTCATGTGCAATTATCGACTTATACGCGTGATTTTGTCGGGCAGCCTTTGCCTGATGCGATTAACGTACACGCGGGGCAACGCTGGCAATTGACGGTGCGGTTGCGTCGGCCACATGCTAATCAGAACCCACATGTGATGGATATGGAAGCAGTGTGGTTCTCTCGTGATATACGGGCGTTGGGTTCGGTACGTGAGCGTAGCCCGCACACCTTGTTAAGTGATCAAGTTTGGCAGTTTCCCTATGTCATAGACATGATGCGTGAGCAAATCGCAACACGTTTTGATACCGTGTTGGCACAACAGCCTTATGTCGGCGTGCTCAAAGCGCTGGCTATAGGTGATCAATCGGCCATACCTGCGGCGCAATGGCAGTTGTATCAGCGTACTGGAATTACCCACATCATTTCGATTTCAGGTTCACATGTGACTATGTTGGCAGGGCTGATGTTTGCCTTAGTGTATTTTATCTGGCGGCGCAGTGCACGATTGACGCTATCTCTGCCTGCACGCAGGGCGGCGGTGCTGGCTGGTGCAGTTACTGCGACTGGCTATGTATTATTGGCAGGTTTTGGTGTGCCAGCGCAGCGTACTTTATATATGTTGTGGGTAGTGGCGTTGCTGTTATGGTCGGGACGAACCTTGGCGCCGGCGCGGATACTGGCGTGGGCGTTGCTGGTAGTGGTGTTGCTAGACCCCTGGGCTGTACTGGCAGCGGGGTTCTGGTTGTCGTTTGGTGCGGTGGGTGTGTTGCTATATGCAACAGGTGCGCGAGTGGGTGATGTGCATTGGTTACGTGCCTGGTGGCAGTCACAATGGGCAGTGACGCTGGCGTTAGCGCCTGTTTTATTATTGTTGTTTGGTCAGGTTTCTACCGTTTCTCCTTTAGCAAACGCAGTAGCAATACCGTTGGTGAGTTTTTTGATCACACCATTGGCGCTACTGGGTAGTATTCCCTATATGGACTGGGCATTGTATAGCGCACATGCACTGATGGCCGCCTGCGTGTGGAGTTTGCAGCAATTTGCTGCTTTGCCGATGTGGACACAAGCCCAGCCAGCAGTTTGGCAGGTGTTGTTAGCGTTGGCTGGTGCGTTATGGATGTTGCTGCCGCGTGGATTTCCTGCACGATGGCTGGGTGCAGTATGGATGTTGCCTGCGTTGTTGGTTACACCGCAGCAACCCAGACTGGGCGAATTATGGGTGGATGCAATAGATGTAGGGCAGGGGTTGTCAGTGCTGGTGCGTACAGCGCATCATGCGCTGTTGTTTGATGCTGGTCCACAATATACCAGTACGGCCGATACTGGAAATCGCATACTGGCACCTTATTTGCGTGGTGAGGGCGTAACTCAGTTAGACGTGCTGGTGTTGTCGCATGATGATAACGATCACACGGGCGGTGCTGCATCGCTGTTGCAAAGTGTACCAGTTGCCCACATCTACACTTCATTACCCGATACGCATATTATTTTTTCGGGCGCCATTTCGCATATAAGTCAGTGCCTGCCCGGACAGGGCTGGCAGTGGGATGGCGTAACATTTGAAATGTTGTATCCGACCTCTGAAAGTTATGGCGAGGTAAATCGCAAGGATAATCATCGCAGTTGTGTGATGAAAGTGAGTAGTGCGGGTGGTAGTGTATTATTGACGGCAGATATAGAAGCAGGTGATGAGCGTTACTTATTGGACAATGAGCGCAGCGAGTTGGCAGCGACATTGTTAATTGCACCACATCACGGCAGCAGAACGTCTTCAACACCCGACTTTATTAATGTGGTGCAGCCAAGATTAACTGTGTTTACCGTGGGTTATCAGAATCGTTTTGGGCATCCGCGAGGCGATGTGGTGGCACGTTATGCGCAAATGGGTAGCGCATTAGCGCGTTCGGATAGGGATGGTCTGGTTGCGATTAAATTCGCGCCTGATCAAGTTATGCAAGTGCAATATTGGCGACAACAGCAACAGCATTATTGGTGGGATGATGGTTACGACAAACAATAA
- the flhC gene encoding flagellar transcriptional regulator FlhC codes for MAKKSVLNEAQDIQLATELIKLGARCQLLESETSLSRERILALYKEVKGVSPPKGMLPFSTDWFLTWQPNIHSSIFLNIYRYLIQHAEIHGVQAMMKAYQLYLEQIEMKSEEEAVLSLMRAWTLIRFIDNKMLASTACSQCGGNFVIDKYDLNQHYVCGLCHLPSRAGKTNKKAHDVDNIVQ; via the coding sequence ATGGCCAAAAAAAGTGTCCTCAATGAAGCCCAGGACATACAGCTTGCAACAGAACTCATCAAATTGGGTGCGCGTTGTCAGTTGTTAGAGTCGGAAACATCGCTGTCACGTGAGCGTATCTTGGCTTTATACAAAGAGGTCAAAGGGGTTTCTCCTCCTAAGGGTATGTTGCCATTTTCTACGGATTGGTTTCTGACATGGCAGCCCAATATTCATTCCTCAATATTTTTAAATATTTATCGATATTTAATTCAGCATGCTGAAATACATGGCGTACAGGCCATGATGAAAGCATATCAGTTGTATCTTGAACAAATCGAAATGAAATCTGAAGAAGAAGCCGTGTTGTCTTTGATGCGTGCTTGGACACTAATCAGGTTTATTGATAACAAAATGTTGGCTTCTACTGCATGCTCTCAATGTGGGGGGAATTTTGTGATTGATAAATATGATTTGAATCAGCACTATGTTTGTGGTTTGTGCCACTTGCCTTCTCGGGCAGGAAAAACCAACAAAAAGGCTCATGACGTCGATAATATTGTTCAGTAG
- a CDS encoding methyltransferase: MTNTLNWLEADIEHSAPWHAENGTPPPKRVIIVDDTLNADTAHRLACEGNGLLYRGDFNNARLLLQALARRIDRPRKKPAKKAESPAQAFHLNRQSQSLRARVLGMVLIELEADYRIPLRRAPDVKAAYTQVLGEHHPAFVTSLRELLSVISAYEWRKKGVEIPEISGRIYPHYGVFSPIRGEYISLVAKAPLPSTELAFDIGTGTGVLAAVLARRGVKQIIATEQDPRAIKCAQENIDQLGLNTQVEIIAADLFPTGRAPLIVCNPPWLPARPNTPIEHAIYDFDSQMLRNFLNGLSAHLTADGEAWLILSDLAEHLELRSRETLLEWINSAGLAVIDRLQTKPHHPKANDPTDPLYQARSAEITSLWRLKLKSDISQPD, encoded by the coding sequence ATGACTAACACCTTAAACTGGCTAGAAGCCGACATCGAACATAGCGCACCATGGCACGCCGAAAATGGCACGCCACCGCCTAAACGCGTCATCATTGTTGACGACACATTGAATGCCGACACCGCCCATCGACTTGCTTGTGAAGGTAATGGCTTGCTCTACCGTGGTGACTTCAACAACGCACGGCTATTATTGCAAGCGTTAGCACGACGCATAGATCGCCCTCGCAAAAAACCCGCTAAAAAAGCCGAATCCCCTGCGCAAGCATTCCATCTGAACCGCCAATCACAATCCTTGCGCGCCCGCGTACTCGGCATGGTGCTCATTGAATTAGAAGCTGACTACCGCATCCCCTTACGCCGCGCCCCTGATGTTAAAGCCGCCTATACCCAGGTTCTTGGTGAACATCACCCTGCTTTTGTAACCTCATTACGTGAATTACTCAGCGTCATCAGCGCATATGAATGGCGTAAAAAAGGTGTGGAAATCCCTGAGATAAGCGGCCGTATTTATCCGCACTACGGCGTGTTTTCACCCATACGTGGAGAATATATTTCACTCGTTGCCAAAGCCCCCTTACCCAGCACAGAACTCGCATTTGATATTGGTACTGGTACAGGCGTACTCGCTGCAGTGCTCGCACGCCGTGGCGTAAAACAGATCATCGCAACTGAACAAGATCCGCGCGCAATAAAGTGCGCACAGGAGAATATCGATCAACTCGGGCTAAATACGCAAGTCGAGATCATAGCAGCTGATTTATTCCCTACAGGTCGCGCACCGCTTATCGTGTGCAATCCACCGTGGCTGCCTGCACGTCCTAACACACCGATAGAACATGCCATTTATGACTTTGACAGCCAAATGCTACGCAACTTCCTTAATGGACTAAGCGCACATCTGACTGCAGATGGCGAAGCCTGGCTTATCCTTTCAGATCTTGCAGAACACCTGGAATTACGCAGTCGGGAAACACTACTCGAATGGATAAACAGCGCGGGTTTGGCGGTAATCGATCGCTTACAAACCAAGCCTCACCACCCCAAAGCCAACGACCCAACTGACCCGCTCTATCAGGCCAGGTCAGCAGAAATTACTTCGCTGTGGCGACTAAAGCTCAAATCAGACATAAGTCAGCCTGATTAA
- the uvrB gene encoding excinuclease ABC subunit UvrB: MIATFPNSPFRLHQPFLPDGDQPQAIAKLVEGINDGLAFQTLLGVTGSGKTYTMAHVIAQLGRPAMIMAPNKTLAAQIYAEMREFFPENSVEYFVSYYDYYQPEAYVPARDLFIEKDSSINEHIEQMRLSATKALLERKDSIIVATVSAIYGIGDPSDYHQMILHLHQGEKLSQREAIQRLIAMQYDRNEFEFKRGVFRVRGDVLDIFPAENAEHAVRVSLFDDEVESIRLFDPLTGHLLQKLPRCTIYPSSHYVTPRSTTLRAIEQIKVELRERLEEYYRDNKLVEAQRLEQRTRFDLEMMNEMGFCKGIENYSRHLSGRKPGEPPPTLIDYLPAHALMIIDESHVTIPQIGGMYKGDRARKENLVNYGFRLPSAMDNRPLRFDEFERIMRQTVFVSATPADYEAQHQGQVVEQVVRPTGLVDPEIEVRPVATQVDDVLSEITKRTAINERVLVTTLTKRMSEDLTDYLSEHGVKVRYLHSDVDTVERVEIIRDLRLGVFDVLVGINLLREGLDIPEVSLVAILDADKEGFLRSERSLIQTIGRAARHINGRAILYGDRITNSMRKAMDETERRRIKQTAYNVEHGITPRGVVRGIKDIIEGAYDMESAQANHKVAQKMASYHAKDEKTLTRELKQVEKDMLTAAKNLEFERAAELRDELKRLKSVLFGAAGHDEI, encoded by the coding sequence GTGATTGCTACATTTCCCAATAGCCCATTTCGATTGCATCAGCCTTTTTTACCTGATGGCGATCAACCTCAGGCAATTGCCAAGCTGGTAGAGGGAATAAACGATGGTTTAGCCTTCCAGACGCTGCTCGGTGTGACCGGCTCGGGCAAAACTTATACCATGGCACATGTGATTGCACAGCTAGGGCGCCCGGCCATGATCATGGCACCGAATAAAACCCTGGCGGCACAGATTTATGCGGAAATGCGTGAGTTTTTCCCGGAAAATTCGGTCGAGTATTTTGTATCTTATTACGATTACTATCAGCCCGAAGCTTATGTACCTGCGCGGGATTTGTTTATCGAAAAAGATTCCAGTATCAACGAGCATATTGAGCAAATGCGTTTGTCAGCAACTAAAGCTTTGCTGGAGCGTAAAGACAGCATTATCGTAGCGACAGTTTCGGCAATTTACGGTATTGGCGACCCTAGTGATTATCATCAGATGATATTGCACTTGCATCAGGGTGAAAAGTTGTCGCAGCGCGAGGCCATCCAGCGGCTGATTGCCATGCAATATGACAGGAACGAATTCGAATTTAAACGTGGTGTATTTCGTGTGCGTGGTGATGTGCTGGATATTTTTCCTGCTGAAAACGCGGAACATGCGGTTCGGGTGAGTTTATTTGATGATGAGGTCGAAAGCATTCGGCTATTTGACCCGCTGACAGGGCATCTGCTGCAAAAACTGCCACGTTGCACGATATATCCCTCCAGTCATTATGTTACCCCGCGCAGTACAACCTTACGGGCGATAGAGCAGATCAAGGTGGAATTGCGTGAGCGACTGGAAGAGTATTACCGCGACAATAAACTGGTTGAAGCGCAACGGCTGGAACAACGTACCCGTTTTGATCTGGAAATGATGAACGAAATGGGCTTCTGCAAGGGCATCGAGAATTACTCGCGGCATTTGTCAGGGCGTAAGCCGGGTGAGCCGCCACCGACATTGATCGATTATTTGCCTGCCCATGCGTTGATGATTATCGACGAGTCGCACGTCACGATTCCACAGATAGGCGGGATGTATAAAGGGGACAGGGCGCGCAAGGAAAATCTGGTGAATTATGGTTTTCGTTTGCCTTCAGCGATGGATAATCGTCCGCTACGATTTGACGAATTTGAACGCATTATGCGCCAGACTGTGTTTGTTTCCGCTACGCCAGCTGACTATGAGGCACAACATCAGGGGCAAGTGGTGGAGCAGGTGGTGCGTCCTACTGGATTGGTCGACCCTGAAATTGAGGTGCGTCCGGTGGCAACACAGGTTGATGATGTGTTGTCGGAAATTACCAAGCGTACCGCCATCAATGAGCGCGTGCTGGTGACGACGCTGACTAAACGTATGTCTGAAGATTTGACGGATTATTTGTCAGAGCATGGTGTGAAGGTGCGCTATTTGCATTCGGATGTGGATACGGTAGAGCGTGTCGAGATTATTCGTGATCTGCGACTGGGCGTGTTTGACGTGCTGGTCGGGATTAACTTGCTGCGAGAAGGGCTTGATATACCAGAAGTATCGCTGGTGGCGATACTGGATGCTGATAAAGAAGGCTTTTTGCGCTCAGAGCGCTCATTGATACAGACTATAGGTCGCGCCGCACGACACATTAATGGACGTGCGATTTTGTACGGTGATCGTATTACCAATTCCATGCGTAAGGCGATGGATGAAACTGAACGCCGTCGTATCAAGCAAACTGCGTACAACGTAGAGCACGGGATTACGCCGCGCGGTGTGGTCAGGGGTATTAAAGACATCATCGAGGGTGCGTACGATATGGAAAGCGCACAGGCCAACCACAAAGTCGCACAAAAAATGGCGAGTTATCATGCCAAAGATGAAAAAACGCTGACTAGGGAATTGAAGCAGGTGGAAAAAGACATGCTCACCGCTGCGAAGAATTTGGAATTCGAACGTGCAGCGGAATTGCGTGACGAGTTAAAGCGTTTGAAGTCAGTGCTGTTTGGCGCAGCTGGGCATGACGAGATTTAA
- a CDS encoding pyridoxal phosphate-dependent aminotransferase, producing the protein MELSNRVQAIKPSPTLAVTARAAKLKAEGNDIIGLGAGEPDFDTPQHIKDAAITAINNGFTKYTAVGGTPSLKQAVIAKFKRDNGLDYTAKQVLVSCGGKQSFFNLAQALINPGDEVIIPAPYWVSYPDIVILAGGVPVIVEAGISQGFKITPAQLQAAITPRTKLVVINSPSNPSGAVYSLEELAALGAVLRAYPNIIIATDDMYEHIRLQDSKFDNILNACPDLYDRTMVLNGVSKAYAMTGWRIGYCAGPEKLITAMENVQSQSTSNPTSISQVAAEAALNGDQNCIVPMIAAFRERHEFVVAELNKIDGLQCIYAGGAFYAFPDASKAIARLHAAGKISATTDIALSEYLLEKAGVAVVPGSAFGSEGYIRLSFATSMANLEAALSRLQTWMA; encoded by the coding sequence TTGGAACTCTCAAATCGCGTTCAAGCCATCAAACCCTCACCTACCCTTGCCGTCACCGCACGTGCAGCCAAACTCAAAGCCGAGGGCAACGACATTATCGGCCTGGGTGCAGGTGAACCTGATTTTGATACACCGCAACACATTAAAGATGCTGCAATTACAGCGATTAATAACGGTTTTACTAAATACACCGCCGTCGGTGGCACGCCTTCATTAAAACAGGCGGTCATCGCTAAATTCAAGCGTGACAATGGTCTGGATTACACTGCCAAACAAGTCTTAGTATCTTGTGGCGGCAAACAAAGCTTCTTCAACCTTGCGCAAGCACTGATTAATCCAGGCGACGAAGTCATTATTCCCGCACCTTATTGGGTTTCGTATCCTGATATCGTGATTTTAGCAGGTGGCGTACCTGTTATCGTTGAAGCTGGTATTTCCCAAGGATTCAAAATCACCCCGGCACAATTGCAAGCCGCGATTACGCCACGCACTAAATTAGTTGTCATCAACAGTCCTAGCAATCCTAGCGGTGCGGTTTACAGTCTGGAAGAATTAGCCGCATTAGGTGCAGTGCTACGCGCATATCCAAATATCATTATCGCGACCGACGATATGTATGAACACATCCGCTTACAAGATAGCAAATTCGACAACATCCTTAATGCCTGCCCTGACCTCTATGACCGCACCATGGTATTGAACGGCGTCTCCAAGGCTTATGCGATGACAGGCTGGCGCATAGGTTACTGCGCTGGTCCAGAAAAACTCATTACAGCGATGGAAAACGTACAGTCACAATCGACTTCCAATCCAACATCCATCTCGCAAGTGGCAGCTGAAGCTGCGTTGAATGGCGATCAAAACTGCATCGTACCAATGATCGCGGCGTTCCGTGAACGTCATGAATTTGTCGTCGCAGAATTAAATAAAATCGACGGGCTGCAATGTATTTACGCAGGTGGCGCTTTCTATGCATTCCCCGATGCTAGCAAGGCCATCGCCCGCCTGCACGCAGCGGGTAAAATCAGCGCGACCACCGACATTGCCCTGAGTGAATACCTGCTAGAAAAAGCGGGAGTTGCGGTTGTCCCTGGATCAGCGTTTGGTAGCGAAGGGTATATCCGCTTATCATTCGCCACATCAATGGCCAATCTCGAAGCCGCTTTGAGCCGTTTACAGACTTGGATGGCGTAA
- the flhD gene encoding flagellar transcriptional regulator FlhD: MNIDDMLAEIRDANLNYLMLAQQLIRADKPAAIFRLGIDVQIADLLESLSNAQVLKLASNNMMLTRFRFDDSAILGMLTNYTKDRALGHSHAAILMAGQSVEELV, translated from the coding sequence ATGAATATAGACGATATGTTGGCTGAAATCCGTGATGCTAATTTAAATTATTTGATGTTGGCACAGCAGTTAATTCGTGCTGATAAACCAGCCGCAATTTTTCGTTTGGGCATTGATGTTCAAATTGCAGACTTGCTGGAAAGTTTAAGTAATGCGCAGGTACTTAAACTTGCAAGTAATAATATGATGCTGACTCGTTTTCGCTTTGACGACAGCGCGATTTTGGGTATGCTTACAAATTATACGAAAGATCGTGCTTTAGGGCATTCTCATGCAGCTATATTAATGGCTGGCCAATCTGTTGAGGAGCTTGTTTAA
- a CDS encoding RelA/SpoT family protein, with protein sequence MMVTTNNNITQDSDAAMAHLRAGLSEEDADLVSQVAIWARPLMDDTQWEYAVGTALQVRDLQLDAHSIAAALLVGLPLPDDAGVPDAVLRLAQGVAKMDSVAQLVTGRDDGRHQVENLRQMLLAMVEDVRVVLIKLAERAYALRIATTSDDEDARWQVAQEVRELFAPLANRLGVWQIKWEMEDLSYRILEPEHYKQIAKLLDEKRLDRERYIEDVLAILRQELTAVGIAADVTGRPKHIVSIINKMKRKHLAFEQLYDIRAVRILVPELKDCYTALGLVHHLWQPISGEFDDYIAHPKANNYRSLHTGVIGPENKALEVQIRTVEMHNHAELGVAAHWRYKEGAAKPSGGEDKISWLRQILQWKDDLADGQALADLFKNELFQDRIYVLTPQGRVVDMAAGASPVDFAYHLHTDLGHRCRGAKVDGAIVPLNTPLKNGQRVEILTAKQGTPSRDWLNPTLGYLVTPRARAKVRHWFRYQYFTENIAQGRDILDRELRRMGATDISIDKIAQKLNEPKGDEFFAAVGRGDISIKQLSDAIISLRAPVPVVPQVKRGLPNASRYKPDEVLIEGVSGLPITLARCCQPLPPAAIVGYMTQGRGVTVHRADCSNVLRVQGERKARLLAASWAGDMEQFSCDILVVAYDRHGLLRDISDIFTKAQMAVTRVNTETQGEMATMAFRVLVSQSQQVQRALEKISKLANVVSAIERE encoded by the coding sequence ATGATGGTTACGACAAACAATAACATAACGCAAGACAGTGACGCAGCGATGGCGCATTTACGGGCGGGATTGTCCGAGGAAGATGCAGACTTGGTATCGCAGGTGGCAATCTGGGCACGCCCCCTGATGGACGATACACAGTGGGAATATGCTGTAGGCACTGCGTTGCAGGTGCGTGATTTACAACTTGATGCACATAGTATTGCTGCTGCATTGCTGGTGGGTTTGCCGTTGCCTGATGATGCCGGTGTGCCTGATGCAGTGCTACGTTTGGCACAGGGCGTGGCCAAAATGGATAGCGTGGCGCAACTGGTCACGGGGCGAGATGACGGCCGGCATCAGGTTGAAAATTTGCGGCAAATGTTATTGGCTATGGTGGAAGATGTGCGTGTGGTGCTGATCAAATTGGCAGAGCGCGCTTATGCTTTACGGATAGCAACAACCAGTGATGATGAAGATGCGCGTTGGCAAGTCGCACAAGAGGTTCGTGAGCTGTTTGCGCCATTGGCAAATCGTTTGGGTGTATGGCAAATAAAATGGGAAATGGAAGATCTATCCTACCGAATTTTAGAGCCGGAACATTATAAGCAAATTGCTAAATTATTAGATGAAAAGCGACTGGACAGAGAGCGCTATATTGAAGATGTGCTGGCTATTCTGCGTCAGGAACTGACTGCAGTTGGTATTGCTGCAGATGTAACAGGACGCCCAAAACATATCGTTAGTATCATTAACAAGATGAAGCGTAAGCATCTGGCATTTGAGCAGCTGTATGACATTCGTGCTGTGCGTATCCTGGTGCCCGAGCTGAAAGATTGTTACACCGCATTGGGGCTAGTTCATCATTTGTGGCAGCCTATTTCAGGTGAGTTTGATGATTATATTGCTCACCCCAAAGCAAATAATTACCGTTCTTTGCACACTGGTGTAATCGGGCCTGAAAACAAGGCGCTAGAAGTACAGATACGTACGGTTGAAATGCATAATCATGCGGAATTAGGTGTGGCAGCGCATTGGCGTTATAAAGAGGGGGCGGCCAAACCTTCTGGTGGTGAGGACAAGATTAGTTGGCTACGGCAGATTTTGCAGTGGAAAGATGATTTAGCCGATGGTCAGGCATTGGCAGATTTATTTAAAAATGAATTATTTCAGGACCGGATTTATGTACTTACGCCACAGGGACGCGTAGTGGATATGGCTGCTGGAGCAAGTCCTGTAGATTTTGCTTATCATTTGCATACTGATTTAGGTCATCGTTGTCGGGGCGCAAAAGTTGATGGTGCGATAGTGCCATTGAACACACCATTAAAAAATGGGCAGCGTGTTGAGATTCTGACTGCGAAGCAGGGTACGCCAAGTCGTGACTGGCTGAATCCAACGCTAGGATATCTGGTCACTCCCAGAGCTCGAGCAAAAGTAAGGCATTGGTTCCGCTATCAATATTTCACTGAAAATATAGCGCAAGGTCGGGATATTCTGGATCGTGAACTGCGCCGCATGGGCGCTACCGATATTAGCATCGATAAAATCGCACAAAAATTAAATGAACCTAAAGGTGATGAGTTTTTTGCGGCAGTTGGTCGTGGGGATATAAGTATTAAGCAATTAAGTGATGCGATTATCTCTCTGCGTGCTCCTGTGCCCGTGGTTCCACAAGTTAAGCGTGGCTTGCCTAATGCTTCCAGGTACAAACCGGATGAGGTGTTAATTGAAGGGGTAAGCGGTTTGCCCATAACGTTGGCGCGTTGCTGCCAACCGCTTCCGCCAGCAGCTATTGTGGGATATATGACTCAAGGTCGTGGCGTAACGGTACACAGGGCGGATTGCAGTAATGTGTTAAGGGTGCAGGGTGAGCGTAAAGCCCGCTTGTTAGCTGCGAGCTGGGCAGGCGATATGGAGCAATTTAGTTGTGATATTTTAGTGGTCGCTTATGATCGGCATGGTTTGTTGCGTGATATATCGGATATCTTCACTAAGGCGCAGATGGCGGTGACTCGCGTGAATACTGAAACTCAAGGTGAAATGGCAACTATGGCATTTCGTGTTCTAGTGAGCCAGTCCCAGCAAGTTCAACGCGCGTTAGAGAAAATTTCAAAGCTTGCTAATGTAGTGAGCGCAATAGAGAGAGAATAA